From the Amycolatopsis thermoflava N1165 genome, one window contains:
- a CDS encoding acyltransferase domain-containing protein, whose amino-acid sequence MTRSVVLLVPGQGAQHPGMAVDLYHTHDGFRAAVDEVFALWGGEGACIRADWLGTDPEIELDDLRRSQPLLFALGYALATALRGEGIEPVALAGHSVGEVVAAVVAGVFRLHDAAEVLAERVAQLADGPPGGMLAVAASVAEVIPYLDAEVHVGAVNAARQIMLAGPSAPLANTARRLRAAEITVRPVRTRNPFHSPVLEPYADRALPTLRRLPLAPPKVPVYSGYTGKLLTAAEATDPAFWAAQPARPVYFAGALTAAAESGRHLFVETGPGQSLTALARRHPAVTATGSRVLALLPPRAGGDAAKFTSTVAEIFATTTPTSEALLP is encoded by the coding sequence ATGACGCGATCGGTCGTCCTGCTGGTACCGGGCCAGGGCGCGCAACATCCGGGGATGGCGGTGGATCTCTACCACACGCACGACGGTTTCCGCGCGGCCGTGGACGAGGTTTTCGCGCTGTGGGGCGGTGAAGGCGCGTGCATCAGGGCGGATTGGCTCGGCACGGACCCGGAGATCGAGCTGGACGACCTGCGCCGCTCGCAGCCGCTGCTCTTCGCGCTCGGCTACGCGCTGGCCACCGCCCTGCGTGGCGAGGGGATCGAGCCAGTGGCACTGGCCGGCCACAGCGTCGGCGAGGTCGTCGCCGCGGTGGTCGCCGGGGTGTTCCGGCTGCACGACGCCGCCGAGGTACTGGCCGAGCGGGTGGCACAGCTCGCGGACGGGCCACCGGGCGGGATGCTCGCCGTCGCCGCGTCGGTCGCCGAGGTCATCCCGTACCTGGACGCCGAGGTGCACGTGGGTGCGGTCAACGCGGCCCGGCAGATCATGCTTGCCGGCCCCTCCGCGCCGCTGGCGAACACCGCGCGTCGGCTGCGTGCGGCCGAGATCACCGTCCGCCCGGTGCGTACGCGCAATCCCTTCCACAGCCCCGTTCTCGAGCCCTACGCCGACCGCGCATTGCCCACGTTGCGGCGGCTTCCGCTCGCCCCGCCGAAGGTGCCGGTCTACTCCGGCTATACCGGGAAGCTCCTGACCGCGGCCGAGGCGACCGATCCCGCGTTCTGGGCCGCCCAGCCCGCGCGCCCGGTGTACTTCGCCGGCGCGCTCACCGCGGCGGCGGAATCCGGCAGGCACCTGTTCGTGGAGACCGGTCCCGGCCAGAGCCTGACGGCGCTGGCCCGACGGCACCCCGCGGTCACCGCGACCGGTTCCCGCGTCCTGGCTCTGCTTCCGCCGCGGGCCGGGGGCGACGCCGCGAAGTTCACCAGCACGGTCGCGGAGATCTTCGCGACCACCACCCCGACCAGTGAGGCACTCCTGCCATGA
- a CDS encoding ABC transporter ATP-binding protein — MVTLLRVDGLRVAYGGAEAVRGVDFTVARGETVALVGESGSGKSTVAHAVLRLLPPGGRITGGTISLGDEELTRAAESRMRQLRGSRVALVPQDPLAYLNPVKRIGEQVAEVRRIHRLAAGERAAADAVKLLTTAGLPDAAKLARRYPHELSGGMRQRVLIAIALAAEPALIVADEPTSALDVTVQRVILDHLGGLSRELGIAVLLITHDLAVAAERADRVLVMRAGEIVEHGPAGLILSRPAHDYTRALVASVPGGRAPEPPATDRSHPLVEVEQLRRSFPGQETPAVDGVTLAVAPGQALGLVGESGSGKSTVARLIACLDRPSAGRVVLDGTDTATASGGRLRALRRTVQLIQQSPYTALDPRFSAGRSVAEPLRAFGIGDRRSQRARVAELFDLVRLPRDLLTRRPGELSGGQRQRVAIARALALEPRLLVCDEPVSALDVTVQSAILDLLAELRAEFGLAYLFISHDLAVVRQLCDRVAVMRRGRIVEAGATEALFTNPGHDYTRELLDAIPKAATASRATPDSLYPAGTR, encoded by the coding sequence CTGGTGACGCTGTTGCGTGTGGACGGTCTGCGCGTCGCCTACGGCGGCGCCGAGGCGGTGCGGGGCGTGGACTTCACCGTCGCCCGCGGCGAGACCGTCGCGCTGGTGGGCGAATCGGGCTCCGGCAAGAGCACCGTCGCGCACGCCGTGCTGCGGTTGCTGCCCCCGGGTGGCCGGATCACCGGCGGGACCATCTCACTCGGGGACGAGGAGCTGACCCGGGCGGCGGAGTCGCGCATGCGGCAGCTGCGCGGCTCCCGGGTGGCCCTCGTCCCACAGGACCCGCTGGCCTATCTCAACCCGGTCAAGCGGATCGGTGAACAGGTCGCCGAGGTGCGCCGGATCCACCGCCTCGCGGCGGGGGAACGGGCCGCGGCGGATGCGGTGAAGCTGCTGACCACCGCCGGCCTGCCGGACGCGGCGAAACTGGCCCGGCGCTACCCGCACGAGCTCTCCGGCGGAATGCGGCAGCGCGTGCTGATCGCGATCGCCCTGGCCGCCGAGCCCGCACTGATCGTGGCCGACGAGCCGACGAGCGCGCTGGACGTGACGGTGCAGCGGGTGATCCTCGACCACCTGGGCGGCCTGAGCCGGGAGCTGGGCATCGCGGTGCTGCTCATCACCCACGACCTCGCCGTAGCCGCGGAGCGGGCGGACCGGGTGCTCGTGATGCGCGCGGGCGAGATCGTGGAGCACGGCCCGGCGGGACTGATCCTCAGTCGTCCCGCGCACGACTACACGCGGGCGCTGGTCGCGAGCGTCCCCGGTGGGCGGGCGCCCGAACCGCCCGCCACGGATCGCTCGCACCCGCTCGTCGAGGTGGAGCAGCTGCGCCGCAGCTTCCCCGGCCAGGAGACCCCCGCGGTGGACGGGGTGACCCTGGCGGTCGCTCCGGGCCAGGCGCTCGGTCTGGTCGGCGAGTCCGGGTCCGGAAAGTCCACGGTGGCGCGCCTGATCGCGTGCCTGGACCGCCCGTCGGCGGGCCGGGTGGTGCTCGACGGGACGGACACGGCGACGGCGAGCGGGGGCCGTCTGCGGGCGCTGCGCCGGACGGTGCAGCTGATCCAGCAAAGCCCCTACACGGCGCTGGATCCACGGTTCAGCGCCGGGCGCAGCGTCGCGGAACCGTTGCGAGCCTTCGGGATCGGCGACCGCCGGTCCCAGCGAGCCCGGGTGGCCGAGCTGTTCGACCTGGTCCGGTTGCCGCGCGACCTGCTCACCCGCAGACCCGGCGAATTGTCCGGTGGGCAGCGGCAGCGGGTGGCGATCGCCAGGGCGCTCGCGCTCGAGCCGCGGCTGCTGGTGTGCGACGAACCGGTGTCCGCGCTGGACGTCACCGTGCAGAGCGCGATCCTCGACCTGCTGGCCGAGCTGCGCGCCGAGTTCGGCCTGGCGTACTTGTTCATCTCCCACGACCTCGCCGTGGTGCGCCAGCTGTGCGACCGGGTCGCCGTGATGCGCCGGGGCCGGATCGTCGAGGCCGGCGCCACCGAAGCCCTGTTCACGAACCCGGGCCACGACTACACGCGCGAGTTGCTGGATGCGATCCCGAAGGCGGCGACTGCTTCGAGAGCGACTCCAGACAGCCTGTACCCGGCGGGCACACGCTGA
- a CDS encoding ABC transporter substrate-binding protein, whose protein sequence is MRKIAHRRTGALALAVAAASALAACSASSTGSTGDAGTPRPGGTLRFGLDYTPSCLDPQQAGEGPNLEVLESLTYQDPRSGDIVPSLASSWEVSPDAKSFTFHLREGVTFSDGSALDASVVKDNLDGITKLGATASNSGANLAGVTAVTAPDPRTVTVTFASPNAQFLQATSTPALAVLSRGSLAVPAAERCAGKIVGTGPFVLTSYTAKQEIVLSKRQGYAWGPPSWQHTGDAYLDRIEIKVLPEAATRTGSLSSGQLDVSSNIAPQDEPQFDGNGFTLLSHNNPGVVLSLYPNERRPVLQDKTVRQALQKAVNRPEVISTFLSPRYRAATSVLSSTTPGYTDLGTALAYDPDGAKALLDAAGWRPGPDGVRVRDGVRLSLDVIFGRPQSLELIQQQLKTVGIELTLRQLQISELQSQFAAGNFDFFLLNSTRADPDVLRTLFGRAQLTDADPLKAALATQAGSLDPQVRQRAAADAQRSLVEDAHVIPVNEQALVIGVSDKVHGIGFTATSGVSFYDAWLS, encoded by the coding sequence ATGCGAAAGATCGCGCACAGGCGCACCGGCGCGCTCGCGCTGGCGGTCGCCGCGGCCTCGGCCCTGGCCGCGTGCTCGGCGAGTTCCACGGGCAGCACGGGCGACGCCGGCACCCCGCGTCCGGGCGGGACGCTCCGCTTCGGACTGGACTACACGCCCTCGTGCCTCGACCCGCAGCAGGCCGGGGAAGGCCCCAACCTCGAGGTCCTGGAGTCGCTGACCTACCAGGACCCGCGCTCGGGCGACATCGTGCCGTCACTGGCCTCGTCATGGGAGGTCAGTCCGGACGCGAAGAGCTTCACGTTCCACCTGCGCGAGGGCGTGACCTTCAGCGACGGCTCCGCGCTGGACGCGAGCGTGGTCAAGGACAACCTGGACGGGATCACGAAACTGGGCGCCACCGCGAGCAACTCCGGCGCCAACCTCGCCGGCGTCACCGCGGTCACCGCCCCCGACCCGCGCACCGTCACCGTTACGTTCGCGTCGCCCAACGCGCAGTTCCTCCAGGCCACCTCGACCCCGGCGCTGGCCGTGCTGTCGCGTGGCTCGCTCGCGGTGCCCGCGGCCGAGCGCTGCGCGGGCAAGATCGTCGGCACCGGCCCGTTCGTGCTGACCTCCTACACCGCCAAGCAGGAGATCGTGCTGTCCAAGCGCCAGGGCTACGCGTGGGGCCCGCCTTCGTGGCAGCACACCGGCGACGCCTACCTGGACCGCATCGAGATCAAGGTGCTGCCCGAGGCCGCCACCCGCACCGGCAGCCTGTCCTCCGGTCAGCTCGACGTGAGCAGCAACATCGCGCCCCAGGACGAGCCGCAGTTCGACGGCAACGGGTTCACCTTGCTCAGCCACAACAACCCGGGCGTGGTGCTGAGCCTCTACCCCAACGAGCGGCGCCCGGTGCTGCAGGACAAGACCGTGCGGCAGGCGCTGCAGAAGGCGGTCAACCGCCCCGAGGTGATCTCCACGTTCCTCAGCCCGCGGTACCGGGCGGCCACCAGCGTGCTGTCTTCGACCACGCCCGGCTACACCGACCTCGGCACAGCACTGGCCTACGACCCCGACGGGGCTAAGGCACTGCTGGACGCGGCGGGCTGGCGTCCCGGACCCGACGGTGTCCGCGTCCGCGACGGCGTCCGGCTGAGCCTGGACGTGATCTTCGGCAGGCCGCAGAGCCTGGAGCTGATCCAGCAACAGCTGAAGACCGTCGGCATCGAGCTGACCCTGCGGCAGCTGCAGATCTCCGAGCTGCAGTCCCAGTTCGCCGCGGGCAACTTCGACTTCTTCCTGCTCAACTCGACACGCGCCGACCCGGACGTGCTGCGCACGCTGTTCGGCCGCGCGCAGCTGACAGATGCGGACCCGCTCAAGGCGGCGCTGGCCACGCAGGCCGGATCGCTGGACCCGCAGGTGCGGCAGCGGGCCGCGGCCGACGCCCAGCGCAGCCTCGTGGAGGACGCGCACGTCATCCCGGTCAACGAGCAGGCGCTGGTCATCGGGGTGAGCGACAAGGTGCACGGGATCGGGTTCACCGCGACCTCGGGCGTCTCGTTCTACGACGCCTGGCTGTCCTGA
- a CDS encoding aromatase/cyclase gives MPTPALHHTHHTVAIAAPPRVVYDLVADTSGWPHTFSPTVHVEKLGGDDRTELLRIWAFANGEVRDWTSRRELDPVALRVAFRQEVSSPPVLGMGGEWLIGDGGDGTTLVEFRHDFSVENDDPAHVEWVTAAIDRNTGAELDALRAAAELGERRAELVFSFEDSVTVRGSLAEVYDFVYRADLWEQRLPHVARLAFTEDTGGVQTIDMDTRSADGSVHTTKSVRVCFPGESIVYKQTTVPPIMSAHTGRWRFTETGDGVQATSRHTVVLRPEKVTEILGPQATLASARRKVREALGTNSLATLNLAKQNVEASRV, from the coding sequence ATGCCGACACCAGCACTCCATCACACCCACCACACGGTGGCGATCGCGGCGCCACCACGGGTGGTTTACGACCTGGTCGCGGACACCTCCGGCTGGCCGCACACCTTCTCCCCCACCGTGCACGTCGAGAAACTCGGCGGCGACGACCGCACCGAGCTGCTGCGGATCTGGGCCTTCGCCAACGGCGAGGTGCGTGACTGGACCTCGCGGCGGGAGCTCGACCCGGTCGCGCTGCGCGTCGCCTTCCGCCAGGAGGTCAGCTCACCGCCGGTGCTGGGCATGGGCGGCGAGTGGCTCATCGGCGACGGCGGCGACGGCACGACGCTGGTCGAGTTCCGGCACGACTTCTCCGTCGAGAACGACGACCCCGCCCACGTGGAGTGGGTCACCGCGGCGATCGACCGCAACACCGGGGCCGAGCTGGACGCCCTGCGCGCGGCGGCCGAGCTCGGCGAGCGGCGGGCGGAGCTGGTGTTCTCGTTCGAGGACTCGGTGACCGTGCGCGGATCGCTGGCCGAGGTCTACGACTTCGTGTACCGCGCGGACCTGTGGGAGCAACGCCTGCCCCACGTCGCCCGGCTCGCGTTCACCGAGGACACCGGTGGCGTGCAGACGATCGACATGGACACCCGCTCGGCCGACGGTTCGGTGCACACCACCAAGTCGGTCCGCGTGTGCTTCCCCGGCGAGAGCATCGTCTACAAGCAGACCACGGTCCCGCCGATCATGTCCGCCCACACCGGACGGTGGCGGTTCACCGAGACCGGCGACGGGGTCCAGGCCACCTCGCGGCACACCGTCGTCCTCCGGCCGGAGAAGGTCACCGAGATACTGGGACCGCAGGCCACGCTCGCGTCGGCGCGCCGGAAGGTGCGCGAGGCGCTGGGCACCAACAGCCTGGCCACCCTCAACCTGGCCAAGCAGAACGTGGAGGCGAGCCGTGTCTGA
- a CDS encoding SDR family NAD(P)-dependent oxidoreductase: MSYSPNVAFVTGATSGIGLAVTRTLAERGVSVFGVARDAGNVATVVEKLRGEGLEVSGTTADVTSAEDIHRAVTAATEQYGRIDVLVNNAGRNGGGETATIADELWLDVIDTNLTSVFRVTKEVLTTGRLLEGPAGRIVNIASTGGKQGVVLGAPYSASKHGVVGFTKAVGLELAKTGITVNAVCPGYVETPLAQRVRQGYAAHWEVSEDDVLEKFQAKIPLGRYATADEVAGLVGYLVSDVAASITAQALNVCGGLGNY, from the coding sequence GTGAGCTATTCCCCGAATGTGGCGTTCGTGACCGGCGCGACCAGCGGCATCGGCCTCGCCGTCACCCGGACGCTGGCGGAGCGGGGCGTCTCCGTCTTCGGAGTCGCCCGCGACGCGGGCAACGTCGCGACGGTGGTGGAGAAGTTGCGCGGCGAGGGGCTGGAGGTCTCCGGCACCACCGCGGACGTGACCTCGGCCGAGGACATCCACCGCGCGGTCACCGCCGCCACGGAGCAGTACGGCCGGATCGACGTGCTGGTCAACAACGCCGGGCGCAACGGCGGCGGCGAGACCGCAACGATCGCCGACGAGCTGTGGCTCGACGTGATCGACACCAACCTCACCAGCGTGTTCCGCGTGACGAAGGAGGTCCTGACCACCGGGCGGCTGCTGGAGGGGCCGGCCGGCCGCATCGTCAACATCGCCTCGACCGGCGGCAAACAGGGCGTGGTGCTCGGCGCGCCGTACTCCGCGTCCAAGCACGGCGTCGTGGGGTTCACCAAAGCGGTCGGGCTGGAGCTGGCCAAGACCGGCATCACGGTCAACGCGGTGTGCCCCGGTTACGTGGAAACCCCGCTGGCGCAACGGGTCCGGCAGGGTTACGCCGCGCACTGGGAGGTGTCCGAAGACGACGTTCTCGAGAAGTTCCAGGCCAAGATCCCGCTCGGCCGCTACGCCACGGCCGACGAGGTCGCCGGCCTGGTCGGCTACCTCGTCTCCGACGTGGCCGCCTCCATCACCGCGCAGGCGCTCAACGTGTGCGGCGGGCTGGGCAACTACTGA
- a CDS encoding DUF1684 domain-containing protein — translation MSDLPAAGTARSAARLHAEWTEFRRAWLDFLSEPYGLLSPVGLYWLGDRPESFDDVPGSWWVEDSRRILVRAAAGDGLVVDERPVDGVAEVFDVARPRDIRAVRHGDVAISPVLFPAQTSQPAQLGIQPRDPYVASRRFELGIPTYPFDPKWIVPARYEPYEGRRPVVLRSVVENKVKDLGIFGRVVFELADGEHALEVYAGPEHELHIPFRDRTSGVTTFAGARLVFAPRPASANGGAFEFELDFNRTVNGPCGFSPYTTCALPPPGNTLPVAVEAGEQLPLWMEQPSAWAR, via the coding sequence GTGTCTGATCTGCCCGCGGCCGGGACAGCGCGGTCCGCCGCGCGCCTGCACGCCGAGTGGACCGAGTTCCGCCGCGCCTGGCTGGACTTCCTGAGCGAGCCCTACGGCCTGCTCTCCCCCGTCGGCCTGTACTGGCTCGGCGACCGCCCCGAGAGCTTCGACGACGTGCCCGGCTCATGGTGGGTCGAGGACTCGCGGCGCATCCTGGTACGGGCCGCCGCCGGGGACGGCCTGGTGGTCGACGAGCGGCCGGTCGACGGGGTCGCCGAGGTCTTCGACGTCGCGCGCCCGCGCGACATCCGCGCGGTGCGCCACGGCGACGTGGCGATCAGCCCGGTGCTGTTCCCCGCACAGACGTCCCAGCCCGCGCAGCTGGGAATCCAGCCGCGCGACCCGTACGTGGCGAGCAGGCGGTTCGAGCTGGGGATCCCGACCTACCCGTTCGATCCGAAGTGGATCGTCCCGGCGCGGTACGAGCCCTACGAGGGCCGCCGCCCGGTGGTGCTGCGCTCGGTGGTCGAGAACAAGGTCAAGGACCTGGGCATCTTCGGACGTGTGGTGTTCGAGCTGGCCGACGGGGAACACGCACTGGAGGTCTACGCCGGACCGGAGCACGAGCTGCACATCCCGTTCCGGGACCGCACCAGCGGGGTCACCACGTTCGCCGGGGCACGGCTGGTGTTCGCGCCGCGGCCGGCGAGCGCGAACGGCGGCGCGTTCGAGTTCGAGCTGGACTTCAACCGCACGGTCAACGGGCCGTGCGGGTTCTCGCCGTACACCACGTGCGCGCTTCCCCCGCCGGGCAACACGCTCCCGGTCGCGGTCGAGGCCGGTGAGCAGCTGCCGCTGTGGATGGAGCAGCCGTCGGCCTGGGCTCGCTGA
- a CDS encoding ABC transporter permease: protein MAATRSRSRLRALARQPGLVLSVLVLLVVVAWALAPRLFTTQDPIQGVAAQRLRPPSAEHWFGTDYLGRDLYARVVHGAALSLSATVVAVGVALVAGAVIGALAGYAGGWLDGALMRLMDVLLAIPGLLLALALVTALGFGVLQVAVAVGVVSVANFARVTRAEVLTVRHADFVTAARGGGVRGPGVLVTHVLPNSAGPVLSLAALDIGSILLTVSALSFLGFGAAPPTPEWGALVAGGRDYLRAAWWLTTFPGLVIAVVVLSTNRVARALERRRRESW, encoded by the coding sequence CTGGCCGCAACCCGGTCCCGGTCCCGGCTGCGCGCGCTGGCGCGGCAACCCGGTCTGGTCCTGTCGGTGCTCGTGCTGCTGGTCGTGGTCGCATGGGCGCTGGCGCCGCGGCTGTTCACCACGCAGGACCCGATCCAGGGCGTCGCCGCGCAGCGGCTGCGGCCGCCCAGCGCGGAGCACTGGTTCGGCACCGACTACCTCGGCCGCGACCTCTACGCGCGGGTCGTGCACGGCGCGGCGCTCTCACTCAGCGCGACCGTGGTCGCGGTCGGAGTCGCACTGGTCGCGGGCGCGGTGATCGGCGCCCTCGCCGGCTACGCCGGCGGCTGGCTGGACGGCGCGCTGATGCGGTTGATGGACGTGCTGCTCGCGATCCCCGGCCTGCTGCTGGCCCTCGCGCTGGTGACCGCGCTGGGGTTCGGTGTGCTGCAGGTCGCGGTGGCGGTGGGTGTGGTGAGCGTGGCGAACTTCGCGCGGGTGACCCGGGCCGAGGTGCTCACGGTGCGCCACGCCGACTTCGTCACCGCGGCCCGTGGCGGCGGGGTGCGCGGCCCCGGTGTGCTGGTGACGCACGTGCTGCCGAACTCGGCCGGTCCGGTGCTGTCGCTGGCCGCACTGGACATCGGTTCGATCCTGCTGACCGTGTCGGCGCTGAGCTTCCTCGGCTTCGGCGCCGCGCCGCCGACCCCGGAGTGGGGCGCGCTGGTGGCCGGCGGCCGCGACTACCTGCGCGCGGCGTGGTGGCTCACGACCTTCCCCGGGCTGGTGATCGCTGTGGTGGTGCTGTCCACCAACCGCGTCGCCCGGGCACTGGAACGACGGCGACGGGAGTCCTGGTGA
- a CDS encoding ABC transporter permease translates to MPGVLSRALRRAGQAVLVVWAAFTGAFVALYLLPSDPVTLMLAQKAGGDTAVIDPAQAAQLRSAYGFDRPLWEQYLTLLGRAVTGDFGASVQTGEPVRGLVLGALPQTAGLAAFALLLALGAGVALALLAGLTRNGFLRQVLESVPAAGVSIPSFWLGLLLLQLLAFHWSLFPATGGDGFASLVLPAITLAVPTAAIIAQVLGRSLRETLAQPYVQLAQAKGASRVWILFRHALRNASLPAVTITGILVGNLLGGAVVVETVFGRHALGAVTVDAVSNQDLPVVLGLVVLAAVVYVVVSLVVEAIYPLLDPRVRPVVRSR, encoded by the coding sequence ATGCCGGGCGTTCTGTCCCGGGCGCTGCGCCGCGCCGGTCAGGCGGTGCTCGTCGTGTGGGCGGCGTTCACCGGCGCGTTCGTCGCGCTGTACCTGCTGCCCAGCGACCCGGTCACGCTGATGCTCGCGCAGAAGGCCGGTGGTGACACGGCCGTGATCGACCCGGCGCAGGCCGCGCAGCTGCGCAGCGCCTACGGCTTCGACCGGCCGCTGTGGGAGCAGTACCTGACGCTGCTGGGCCGGGCGGTCACCGGTGACTTCGGTGCCTCGGTGCAGACCGGGGAACCGGTGCGGGGCCTGGTCCTGGGCGCCCTGCCGCAGACCGCGGGCCTGGCCGCGTTCGCGTTGCTGCTGGCGCTGGGCGCCGGTGTCGCGCTCGCCCTGCTCGCCGGACTGACCCGCAACGGGTTCCTCCGCCAGGTCCTGGAGTCCGTGCCGGCGGCGGGTGTGTCGATCCCGTCGTTCTGGCTCGGCCTGCTGTTGCTGCAGCTGCTGGCGTTCCACTGGTCGCTGTTCCCGGCGACCGGCGGGGACGGGTTCGCGAGCCTGGTGCTGCCCGCGATCACGCTCGCGGTGCCGACCGCGGCGATCATCGCGCAGGTGCTGGGCCGGAGCCTGCGGGAGACGCTGGCGCAGCCCTACGTCCAGCTGGCGCAGGCCAAGGGCGCGAGCCGGGTGTGGATCCTGTTCCGCCACGCGCTGCGCAACGCGAGCCTGCCCGCGGTGACGATCACCGGGATCCTGGTCGGCAACCTCCTCGGCGGGGCCGTGGTGGTGGAGACCGTGTTCGGGCGTCACGCGCTCGGCGCGGTCACCGTGGACGCGGTGTCCAACCAGGACCTGCCCGTCGTGCTGGGCCTGGTCGTGCTCGCGGCGGTGGTCTACGTCGTGGTCAGCCTCGTGGTGGAGGCGATCTACCCGCTGCTGGACCCGCGCGTCCGCCCGGTGGTGAGGTCGCGGTGA
- a CDS encoding ketoacyl-ACP synthase III family protein, whose amino-acid sequence MRTEELHIAAVASALPDRVRTADALASGQCDRRVAEQTGIVSVSVSETASAAELAAEAAVRAMRRSGVPPEDLRIVLHADVHYQGHDLWAPASHVQDAVGGSRCPAVEIRQLSNGGMAGLELAAHVLRGQDSPAAALVTTGDTFGMPGFDRWRSDPGTVYGDGGTAAVLTNHGGFAVVRSVATVSDPTLERMHRGDDPFGRMPFSVRAPMDLEVLKRDYLASAGVGAAVRKVVEGQRDALTTALKDAEADLSGIDWFVLPHFGLRRLTAGYLKAWDIDLDATTWPWGRTIGHLGAGDQFAGLEQLVLSGRARPGQRLLFAGVGAGFSWSCAVAELTAVPAEWEPAPRHQPDSSGFRPAEPRLGSQDHPAGS is encoded by the coding sequence GTGCGGACCGAAGAACTCCACATCGCCGCGGTGGCGAGCGCGCTGCCGGATCGCGTGCGCACCGCCGACGCACTCGCGTCCGGGCAGTGCGACCGGCGCGTCGCCGAGCAGACCGGGATCGTGTCGGTGTCGGTGTCCGAAACCGCTTCGGCCGCCGAGCTGGCCGCCGAGGCCGCGGTGCGGGCGATGCGCCGATCCGGCGTGCCACCGGAGGACCTGCGCATCGTGCTGCACGCCGACGTGCACTACCAGGGCCACGACCTGTGGGCCCCGGCTTCGCACGTGCAGGACGCCGTCGGCGGGAGCCGGTGCCCCGCGGTGGAGATCCGGCAGCTGTCCAACGGCGGGATGGCCGGTCTCGAACTGGCGGCGCACGTGCTGCGCGGGCAGGACTCCCCCGCGGCCGCGCTGGTGACCACCGGCGACACCTTCGGGATGCCCGGGTTCGACCGGTGGCGCAGCGATCCGGGCACCGTCTACGGCGACGGCGGCACTGCCGCGGTCCTGACCAACCACGGCGGATTCGCGGTGGTGCGCAGCGTCGCGACGGTGTCCGACCCGACCCTGGAACGGATGCACCGCGGCGACGACCCGTTCGGGCGCATGCCTTTCAGCGTGCGCGCCCCGATGGATCTCGAGGTCCTCAAACGCGACTACCTGGCCTCCGCCGGGGTCGGCGCGGCGGTGCGCAAGGTCGTCGAGGGCCAGCGGGACGCGCTGACCACCGCGCTGAAGGACGCCGAGGCCGACCTGTCCGGCATCGACTGGTTCGTGCTGCCGCACTTCGGCCTGCGCCGCCTGACCGCCGGGTATCTCAAGGCCTGGGACATCGACCTGGACGCCACCACCTGGCCGTGGGGCCGCACGATCGGGCACCTCGGCGCGGGCGACCAGTTCGCCGGGCTGGAACAGCTCGTGCTCTCCGGGCGCGCCCGGCCAGGCCAGCGGCTGCTGTTCGCCGGGGTCGGTGCCGGGTTCAGCTGGTCGTGCGCCGTCGCCGAGCTGACCGCCGTGCCCGCGGAGTGGGAACCGGCGCCCCGCCACCAGCCAGACTCCAGCGGTTTTCGACCGGCCGAACCGAGGCTCGGCAGCCAGGACCACCCAGCCGGCTCTTGA